From Magnolia sinica isolate HGM2019 chromosome 13, MsV1, whole genome shotgun sequence, one genomic window encodes:
- the LOC131223407 gene encoding probable sulfate transporter 3.4: MGVSSNRVEDFCYSPDLETALPNSASIPPLEIHKVSLPPKRSTLQALKQRFSEIFFPDDPLHQFKNQTFFRKLILGLQYFFPIFQWGPDYSLKLLKSDVISGLTIASLSIPQGISYAKLANLPPIIGLYSSFVPPLVYSVLGSSRDLAVGPVSIASLVMGSMIREMVSPVTEPILYLQMAFTSTLFAGVFQASLGVLRLGFVVDFLSKATLIGFTAGAAIIVSLQQLKGLLGIVHFTNKMGFLPVMLAVFKHRSEWAWQTILMGSCFLVFLLTTRHISMRKPKLFWISAAAPLTSVVLSTLVVFIFKAQNHGIQTIGHLPVGLNPPSANMLYFQAPYLGLAVKTGIVTGILSLTEGIAVGRTFASMKNYQVDGNKEMMAIGLMNMAGSCTSCYVTTGSFSRSAVNYNAGSKTAVSNIVMASTVLVTLLFLMPLFFYTPNVILGAIIITAVIGLIDFQAILRLWKVDKLDFLACLSALLGVLFISVQMGLAIAVGISIFKILIHVTRPNIVILGNVPGTQIFRNIGHYREASRIASFLILSIESPIYFANSTYLQERILRWVREEEERIQAAKENALKCVILDLAAVTTIDTSGIGALSELKKILDKRSLQLVLANPVGDVYEKLYLSDTLDSIGSNCIYMTVGEAVASISSTYKEMI, translated from the exons ATGGGTGTGAGTTCTAATAGAGTAGAAGATTTCTGTTACTCTCCAGACCTTGAAACAGCTCTCCCAAACTCAGCTTCAATCCCACCTTTGGAAATTCACAAGGTCAGCTTGCCACCCAAAAGGTCCACACTCCAGGCTCTAAAACAGAGGTTTTCTGAGATTTTCTTCCCAGATGACCCTCTCCATCAATTCAAAAACCAGACATTCTTTAGGAAGTTGATTTTGGGTCTGCAGTACTTCTTCCCCATCTTCCAGTGGGGCCCAGATTATAGTCTCAAGCTGCTGAAATCTGATGTTATCTCAGGCCTCACCATTGCAAGCCTGTCAATCCCACAg GGAATCAGCTATGCAAAGCTAGCAAATCTGCCTCCAATTATAGGACTCT ATTCAAGTTTTGTCCCACCATTGGTATATTCTGTTCTTGGAAGCTCAAGAGATCTTGCAGTGGGTCCCGTTTCAATCGCGTCTCTGGTCATGGGATCCATGATCAGAGAGATGGTTTCTCCAGTCACGGAGCCAATTCTCTACCTTCAAATGGCTTTCACATCTACATTATTTGCTGGTGTGTTTCAGGCCTCCTTAGGCGTACTAag GTTGGGTTTTGTGGTGGATTTCCTCTCAAAAGCGACGTTGATTGGGTTCACGGCCGGTGCGGCAATCATAGTTTCTTTGCAACAGCTGAAAGGATTGCTTGGGATAGTTCATTTCACTAATAAGATGGGATTCTTGCCTGTAATGCTCGCTGTTTTTAAGCACAGATCAGAG TGGGCGTGGCAGACCATTTTGATGGGCTCCTGTTTTCTGGTTTTTCTGTTGACAACAAGGCATATT AGTATGAGGAAACCAAAGCTATTCTGGATATCAGCAGCAGCGCCATTAACTTCTGTAGTCCTCTCCACCCTTGTAGTCTTCATATTCAAAGCTCAGAATCATGGCATTCAAACT ATAGGGCATTTGCCGGTAGGTCTGAACCCTCCATCAGCAAACATGCTTTATTTCCAGGCCCCATACTTGGGTCTTGCTGTTAAGACAGGGATTGTAACTGGCATCTTATCTCTCACT GAGGGAATTGCAGTGGGAAGGACATTTGCTTCTATGAAGAATTACCAGGTTGATGGAAACAAAGAAATGATGGCCATTGGTTTGATGAACATGGCTGGTTCTTGCACATCATGCTATGTGACCACAG gATCTTTTTCCCGATCGGCGGTAAATTACAACGCCGGATCGAAAACGGCGGTGTCCAACATCGTGATGGCATCCACTGTGCTCGTGACCCTACTCTTTCTCATGCCGCTGTTTTTCTACACGCCCAATGTTATTTTGGGTGCAATTATTATAACGGCCGTGATCGGGCTGATCGACTTTCAGGCCATATTACGCTTGTGGAAGGTGGACAAGCTTGATTTCTTGGCATGCTTGAGCGCATTGCTTGGTGTTCTATTCATTTCAGTTCAAATGGGGCTTGCTATAGCT GTGGGCATCTCAATCTTCAAGATTCTCATACATGTGACAAGGCCGAATATTGTAATCCTTGGGAACGTGCCAGGGACACAAATCTTCCGAAATATCGGCCATTACAGAGAAGCTTCTAGAATTGCCTCTTTTCTCATTCTAAGCATCGAGTCTCCCATCTACTTCGCAAATTCGACGTATCTTCAAGAAAG GATTCTAAGATGGGTCagggaagaggaagaaagaatCCAAGCAGCGAAAGAAAATGCACTGAAATGCGTTATTTTGGACTTGGCCG CGGTCACAACAATCGACACAAGTGGCATCGGAGCGCTGTCCGAGCTTAAGAAGATACTTGATAAAAGATCACTTCAG CTCGTGTTGGCGAATCCGGTCGGAGATGTGTATGAAAAGCTCTATCTGTCGGACACCTTGGATTCAATCGGATCGAACTGCATTTATATGACGGTCGGAGAAGCCGTCGCATCCATCTCATCCACGTATAAGGAAATGATCTAA